In the Methanobacterium sp. genome, AAAAAAGTAATTCACACAAGCGGTAAAAGAAAAACTGCAATAGCAAGAGGGAGATTTAGAGAAGGAAAAGGAAGAATCAGGATAAACAAACGCCCGGTTGAGCTCTATGATCCGGAACTTGCAAGATTAAAAATTACAGAGCCACTTGTACTTGCTGGAGACATTGTAGAAAATTTAGATATTGATGTCAAAGTTGCAGGAGGCGGAGTAATGGGACAGGCTGAAGCCGCACGTATGGTAATAGCCAAAGGACTTATTCAGTGGACAGGTGATATGGACCTCAAGGAAAAGTTCACCCAGTACGATAGAACCATGCTCGTAGGAGATCCAAGAAGATCAGAACCTAAAAAGTATGGTGGAAGAGGCGCCAGAGCAAGAAGGCAGAAGAGTTACAGATAACATGATTCCTGTAAGATGTATAAGCTGTGGAAAAGTTGTCTCTGCATATTTTGATGAATTCAAGCAGAGAGTTGATGAGAGAGAAAATCCAAAGGAAGTTCTGGACGATTTAGGACTGGATAAATATTGCTGTAGAAGAATGTTGATATCTCATGTTGAGGTCTGGTAGGGGCCGTAGGGTAGCTTGGTCCATCCTCCCAGCCATTGAATGAAATATGTGATATCAAATGTTTTTTCAACTGGATCGGGGATGGTCACACCGGAACGCTGGAGACCCGAGTTCAAATCTCGGCGGCCCCATTATCCTTTAAATGATTACAAGAGGGGTGTTATGTCATCTAAAAAATTAACCAGATTTGAAAAAGCAAGGATTATTGGTGCAAGAGCGCTGCAATTATCTATGGGTGCTAAACCAATGATAGAAGTAAAAGAAGCACTTGATCCAATAGATATTGCTACATCAGAACTAAAAAAAAGTATAATTCCTCTTGATATTAGAAAATAACCATTTTTTTTAAGAGGTGTTTTTGTGGATAGTATTATTGAAGACGTCCGTGTACGAAAAATATTAGATAGCAGGGGAAACCCTACAGTAGAAGTGGATGTTGTAACATGGAACGGTTTTGGAAGAGCAGCTGCACCAAGCGGTGCAAGTACAGGAGTACGTGAAGTTACAGCATTTCCAGAAGGCGGTGTTGATAAAATAATAAGCGAAGTTGAAGATATAATATCATCAGAGCTTATTGGCATGGATGCTGAAGATTTAAATGATATAGACATGGTTTTAAAGGAAATAGACGGTACCGAAAATCTTTCATCTATTGGTGGTAACACTGTCGTTGCAGTTTCCATGGCAGCTGCAAAGGCAGCAGCTGCATCATACAACATGCCACTTTACAGGTTCCTCGGCGGAAGCATGAAAAATGAAATTCCATATCCATTAGGAAACATGATTAACGGAGGAGCACACGCTGGAGAGAACGCTCCTGACATTCAGGAGTTTTTAGTCCTACCAGTAGGAGCTTCCAATATCACTGAAGCAGTCTTTGCTAATTCAAGTGTCCACAAAAAGGTCGGAGAACTCATAAAAACAAAAGACAGCACTTTCACAGGCGGAAAAGGAGATGAAGGTGGATGGGCACCTAATTTAACAAACCTTGAGGCACTGGAAATTCAGGTAAATGCATGTGAAGAAGTAGGCAATGAACTTGGTATTGAAATAAGGCCATGTCTGGATATGGCTGCAAGTGAAATGTGGAACGGCTCTAAATATGTTTATAAAAGAGAAGGCATTGAAAGGGACACTGGTGAACAGATAGATTTTGTTGAAGAAATTATTGATACCTACAGGATGTTCTATGTGGAAGATCCTATTCAGGAAGGTGATTTTGCAAGCTTTGCAGAACTAACAAGGAAAGTGGGCAAGAGATGCCTTATCTGTGGCGATGATCTATTCGTAACAAACGCAAAAATCCTTCAAGAAGGAATTAACATAGGCGCTGCAAATTCAATTATCATAAAACCAAACCAGATAGGAACACTTTCTGACACTTACGAAACTCTAAAACTTGCAAAAGCTAATGGATTCATACCAGTTGTTTCCCATAGATCTGGGGAATCAACAGATGATACAATAGCACACTTATCAGTAGCTTTTTCAAGCCCAATCATCAAAACAGGTGCACTTGGTGGAGAGAGAATTGCAAAGCTAAACGAACTTATCAGAATTGAAGAAGAAATGGTAAATCCAAAAATGGGAGTGATACAATGGTTAAAATAACAATCGACTATGAAAAATGCGAAGGAGCAGACTGTGCTGAATGCGTTGATGTTTGCCCTAATGAGGCAATAGAGGTTGAGGGTGATTAATTGTCAGAACTTTTAATTTCACTTGACAAGTACCTGGCAGCAGGTTTACACATTGGAACCGGGCAGAAAACCAAGGATATGGAACGATACATATACAGAGTAAGGGCAGATGGATTATATGTACTGGATGTTAAAAAAACGAATGACAGGATTCAATCAGCAGCAAATTTCCTTGCAAAATACGATCCTGATGATATACTTGTAGTATCAACAAGACAGTATGGACAGGCACCAGTTAAGAAATTCGGAAGGGTTACTGGAGCAAAAACCATCCCTGGAAGATTCATACCTGGAACATTAACCAACCCTAACTACGCTAAATTCATAGAACCTAAAGTATTGGTAGTTACAGACCCAAGATCTGATTCTCAGGCTATACTTGAAGCAAAACAGATAGGGATACCTGTTGTTGCACTCTGTGACACAGAAAACCTGCTTGGAAACGTGGATATAGTGGTACCTGTAAACAACAAAGGTAGAAAAGCAATAGCACTGGTATACTGGTTACTTGCAAGACAGATCTTAAGGGAAAAGAGAGTACTTAAAGAAGACGAAGATCTGGATATGCTGCCATCAGAGTTTGAATTAAAAATTTAGGCAGTGATTTTATGATAAGAAAACCTGCAGTTGCAGGAATTTTTTACAAATCAAATCCTGATTCTTTAAAAAAACAGATAGAGTGGTGTTTTAAACACCCGCTTGGTCCTGGAAAAATCCCTGAAATGGGAAGTAAAAGGGAAATTAAAGGAGCAATGGCTCCTCATGCAGGTTATGCATACTCTGGACCAGTTGCTGCACATTCCTATAGCAGGATTGTAGAGGATGGTTTTCCAGACACATTTGTTATAGTTGCTCCTAGTCATACAGGACTTGGATCCTCAGTTTCCACCATGATTCAGGGAGAATGGGAAACCCCATTTGGAAATGTTAAGATCGATGAACAGTTTGCAGAAAAATTGGTGAAAGACACATTGATCATTGACGTGGATGAGTCAGCCCATGTTCAAGAACACAGCCTGGAAGTCCATCTGCCCTTTTTACAGTATTTCAGCAAGGATTTCAAAATAGTTCCAGTTAGCATGTGGATGCAGGATATGGAAACTTCAACTGAAATAGGTAAATCCATTAAAAAAACTGCAGAGACACTTGGAAGGGATATGGTGGTCATTGCAAGTTCAGATATGACCCATTACAAGCCGCAGAGTATTGCAAAGAGGGACGATGCTCAGGTAATTGAAGCAATAAAAATAATGGATGAAAAATTAATGATAAAAAGAATTATGGATTTAAATGTTACAATGTGTGGATATGGCCCAGTAACAGCAGCGATGATTGCGTCAAAAGAACTTGGAGCAGAGAATGCAGAAATACTTAAATACGCAACAAGCGGGGATATAACTGGAGACATGAGTGCTGTTGTGGGCTATGCTTCCGCAGTATTCTGGTGAATTCAATGCAAGTAACAGCATCTGCACCAGGTAAGGCAATTCTTTTTGGAGAACACGCTGTAGTTTATGGTAAACCAGCCATTGCAATGGCTCTAAATAAAAGAGCTCAGGTGAAAGTTACAGAGCGCCTGGACAACAAAATACAGGTTAATATTAGAGATTTGGGAATAAAAGGATACATAAATTTAGGAGAAAACACTGTAACTTCAAATTCACCCAAAAAAGGGATTTTAAAGTATGTTTTAAATTCAGTTAAAAGTGTGCATCAAGGATCAGGATTAGATATATGTATTGACGTTAATGTACCCATTGGGGGAGGTTTAGGCTCATCAGCAGCAGTGACAGTGGCGCTAATAGCTGCTGTTTCTAAGTTCAATAACATTGATTTAAAAAAAAAAGAAATAGCCAGACTTGCACACAAAGTTGAATTAGAGGTTCAAAACTATGCAAGTCCATTAGATACAAGCATAAGCACCTACGGCGGACTTATTTATCTAAAGAATGCTAAAAAAATCATTTCTTTAGATATCAATCATAATATTCCGCTTGTAATAGGGTCCACTAATCAAAGAGGGGATACAGGAAAACTTATAGAAGCAGTTAAAATCAGGAAAGAATCCTATCCTGAAATTATAAATCCAGTAATAGATTCCATTGAATCCTTAACCATTGAAGCTAAAGAAGCAATTCTTAATAATGATAAAAAAAGAATTGGAGAACTTATGAACATAAACCACGGCCTTCTGGATGCTCTTGGAGTTAATACACTGGAGCTATCAAATATGGTTTACACTGCAAGAGTTGCAGGAGCATCAGGATCTAAAATTACAGGCGCTGGTGGTGGAGGTAGTATTATATCTTTTTGCCCTGGAACTGAAAGAGCAGTACTAAAAAAAATAGAAAATGCGTTTAAAGCAGATATTTCAAAAGACGGTGTTAAGGCATTTAAAAGAGGTTAGGTAATTGATTATACTGAAACTTGGAGGAAGTGTAATTACCAGAAAGGAGGCTAAGGAGCCTACTATTGATCATGATAATTTAGACAGGATTGCAGAAGAAATTGGAAGTTCATCATTTGATAAACTTATAATCATTCATGGTGCAGGTTCATTCGGGCACCCCTTTGCCAGAAAATATTCTATTGGAAGTTCCATAAAAAATGAAGAGGATTTAAATCGTAAAAAACTTGGATTCTCTATCACACAAAACTGGGTTCGAAAGTTAAACACCATAGTATGTGAAAGTTTAAGGGAAAATGGAGTATTAACAGTATCAATACAGCCATCATCATTTATTATAACCAAAAATAAGCGAATTTATTCATGTGATCTCACTTTAATTAAGAAATATCTGGATCTTGGTTTTGTTCCGGTTATATACGGCGATGTAGTTTTTGATCTGGATGAATCCATTAAAATGTGCGTTCTATCAGGAGATCAAATAATTCAGTACCTTGGAGAAAATTTAAAGCCTCAAAGAGTTATTCTTGGCTCTGATGTAGATGGAGTATATACTAAAAATCCTAAAAAATACCCTGATGCAGAATTAATAGAAACAGTTGCATCCTGTGAAAACCTATCTGCAGAAGGTTCTTTAAATGTGGATGTAACTGGTGGAATGAAGGGGAAACTACAGGAATTACTATATCTATCCGAAATAGGGGTGGAATCCGAGATTTTAAATGCAGGCCGAAGCGGTTTTATAAAAAAGGCTCTTGATGGTCAAAAAGGTATAGGGACCATAGTTAAAAAGAAAATGAGAGTATAATATGACTTCAGAGAGAAAATTGGAGCATTTATTACCCAAAAGTTTTGATCAACCTTTTTCTAAAAGGTTGACTTTAGATAGAAAATTGGAGCATCTATTACTATGTGCTAACTGTGATGTTGAGTACAGAAAAAAGAGCACTGGATTTGAGGATATAGAACTCATCCACAGAGCTCTTCCTGAAGTAAACAAAGAAGAAATTGATACCGGTGTAGAATTATTTGGAAAGAAAATGGATATCCCCTTAATAATATCTGCAATAACTGGAGGTCACCCCAGAGCTTTTAATATTAACAGGGAGCTTGCAAAGGCAGCAGATAAAATGAATATTGGGATGGGTGTTGGAAGTCAGCGTGCGGCAGTAGAAAATCCTGCGCTTATATCCACATATTCAGTGGTAAGGGAAAATGCACCTGATGCACTGGTAATAGGTAATATTGGAGCTCCTCAAATAGAATTTGCAGAGGATGCAGCAAGTATGATAGGGGCTGATGCGCTTGCAATTCATCTTAATACTCTTCAGGAGGCTATTCAACCTGAAGGAGATATAGATGCAAGGGGATACATCCAATCAATACAAAAAGCAGCAGAAATTATTGACATGCCCATAATTGCTAAAGAAACAGGTGCCGGAATTTCAAGAGAAGATGCTCTATCACTTGAAAAAGCAGGAGTCTCAGCTATTGATGTTGCTGGTTCTGGAGGTACAAGCTGGGCAGCAGTTGAAGCATACAGAGCTAAAGACAGCTACATGGGTAACCTTTACTGGGATTGGGGAATACCAACAGCAGTAAGCACAGTTGAAGTCTGTGAAGCAGTAAAAATTCCAGTCATATCCTCTGGGGGCATACGAAGTGGCCTTGAAGCTGCTAAAGCACTATCTTTAGGTGCTGAAGCTGTTGGAATAGCATTACCCTTACTTAAAGATGCATATGTAGGACATTATGCTGTAATTAAAAGAATTGAACAGTTTAAAGAATCCCTTAAAGTGGCCATGTTCCTTGCTGGTGCATCCAACATAAAAGAGCTTAAAAAGACAAATCTTTTAATTAGAGGTAAAACCAGGGAATGGCTCACTGAAAGAGGATGTGATACTAAAAAATACGCTCAAAGAGCACTTATTTAAATAAATCACAGTTAAACAGAAAAGCAATGTAACATCCAATCTCTAAATATTATAAAATGATTTAACGCAAACACAGGAGGTTTTTCAATGAGCGTTGAAGTAATAGCAATAGGCGGGTATGAAGAAGTAGGAAAGAACATGTCCGCGGTTAAAATTGGTGATGACGTGGTCATCTTTGACATGGGGATTCATCTTGATAGAATTCACATTCATGAAGATACAGATATAGCAAGGATGCACAGCCTTGATTTAATCGAAAGAGGAGTTATACCTGATGATACACTAATGAAAGAGGTAGATGGTAAAGTACGGGCTATAGTATTCACTCACGGCCACCTGGACCATATAGGGGCTGTAGCCAAGCTTGCACACAGGTACGAGGCACCTATAATAGCCACACCTTACACCTTAGCACTAATAGAAAAGACAATTAAAGGAGAGAAGAAATTCAGCGTAACAAACCCACTCCAGGTGCTTAATACTGGTGAAAAATGTCAGATATCTCCAGATATCACACTTGAATTTATTAACATGACTCATAGTATTCCTCAAACTGCAATAGCAGCCTTACATACATCTGAAGGGATAATAGTCTATGCCAATGATTTTAAATTTGACAATTATCAGATGATTTCAAAGCCACCAAACTACAGCAGGCTGAAAGAACTGGGTAGAAAAGGAGTATTGGCACTTATTGTAGAGACAACAAGAGTTGGAGAAGATGGAGAAGTTAAAACGCACTCTGAAAAGATTGCAAGAATCATGTTAAAGGATATAATGCTTGACCCGCTTGATGAGAAGAATGGAATGCTGGTTACAA is a window encoding:
- a CDS encoding 30S ribosomal protein S9, with translation MKKVIHTSGKRKTAIARGRFREGKGRIRINKRPVELYDPELARLKITEPLVLAGDIVENLDIDVKVAGGGVMGQAEAARMVIAKGLIQWTGDMDLKEKFTQYDRTMLVGDPRRSEPKKYGGRGARARRQKSYR
- a CDS encoding DNA-directed RNA polymerase subunit N: MIPVRCISCGKVVSAYFDEFKQRVDERENPKEVLDDLGLDKYCCRRMLISHVEVW
- a CDS encoding DNA-directed RNA polymerase subunit K, giving the protein MSSKKLTRFEKARIIGARALQLSMGAKPMIEVKEALDPIDIATSELKKSIIPLDIRK
- the eno gene encoding phosphopyruvate hydratase, translating into MDSIIEDVRVRKILDSRGNPTVEVDVVTWNGFGRAAAPSGASTGVREVTAFPEGGVDKIISEVEDIISSELIGMDAEDLNDIDMVLKEIDGTENLSSIGGNTVVAVSMAAAKAAAASYNMPLYRFLGGSMKNEIPYPLGNMINGGAHAGENAPDIQEFLVLPVGASNITEAVFANSSVHKKVGELIKTKDSTFTGGKGDEGGWAPNLTNLEALEIQVNACEEVGNELGIEIRPCLDMAASEMWNGSKYVYKREGIERDTGEQIDFVEEIIDTYRMFYVEDPIQEGDFASFAELTRKVGKRCLICGDDLFVTNAKILQEGINIGAANSIIIKPNQIGTLSDTYETLKLAKANGFIPVVSHRSGESTDDTIAHLSVAFSSPIIKTGALGGERIAKLNELIRIEEEMVNPKMGVIQWLK
- the rpsB gene encoding 30S ribosomal protein S2 gives rise to the protein MSELLISLDKYLAAGLHIGTGQKTKDMERYIYRVRADGLYVLDVKKTNDRIQSAANFLAKYDPDDILVVSTRQYGQAPVKKFGRVTGAKTIPGRFIPGTLTNPNYAKFIEPKVLVVTDPRSDSQAILEAKQIGIPVVALCDTENLLGNVDIVVPVNNKGRKAIALVYWLLARQILREKRVLKEDEDLDMLPSEFELKI
- the amrB gene encoding AmmeMemoRadiSam system protein B, producing the protein MIRKPAVAGIFYKSNPDSLKKQIEWCFKHPLGPGKIPEMGSKREIKGAMAPHAGYAYSGPVAAHSYSRIVEDGFPDTFVIVAPSHTGLGSSVSTMIQGEWETPFGNVKIDEQFAEKLVKDTLIIDVDESAHVQEHSLEVHLPFLQYFSKDFKIVPVSMWMQDMETSTEIGKSIKKTAETLGRDMVVIASSDMTHYKPQSIAKRDDAQVIEAIKIMDEKLMIKRIMDLNVTMCGYGPVTAAMIASKELGAENAEILKYATSGDITGDMSAVVGYASAVFW
- the mvk gene encoding mevalonate kinase; translation: MQVTASAPGKAILFGEHAVVYGKPAIAMALNKRAQVKVTERLDNKIQVNIRDLGIKGYINLGENTVTSNSPKKGILKYVLNSVKSVHQGSGLDICIDVNVPIGGGLGSSAAVTVALIAAVSKFNNIDLKKKEIARLAHKVELEVQNYASPLDTSISTYGGLIYLKNAKKIISLDINHNIPLVIGSTNQRGDTGKLIEAVKIRKESYPEIINPVIDSIESLTIEAKEAILNNDKKRIGELMNINHGLLDALGVNTLELSNMVYTARVAGASGSKITGAGGGGSIISFCPGTERAVLKKIENAFKADISKDGVKAFKRG
- a CDS encoding isopentenyl phosphate kinase, yielding MIILKLGGSVITRKEAKEPTIDHDNLDRIAEEIGSSSFDKLIIIHGAGSFGHPFARKYSIGSSIKNEEDLNRKKLGFSITQNWVRKLNTIVCESLRENGVLTVSIQPSSFIITKNKRIYSCDLTLIKKYLDLGFVPVIYGDVVFDLDESIKMCVLSGDQIIQYLGENLKPQRVILGSDVDGVYTKNPKKYPDAELIETVASCENLSAEGSLNVDVTGGMKGKLQELLYLSEIGVESEILNAGRSGFIKKALDGQKGIGTIVKKKMRV
- the fni gene encoding type 2 isopentenyl-diphosphate Delta-isomerase, which gives rise to MTLDRKLEHLLLCANCDVEYRKKSTGFEDIELIHRALPEVNKEEIDTGVELFGKKMDIPLIISAITGGHPRAFNINRELAKAADKMNIGMGVGSQRAAVENPALISTYSVVRENAPDALVIGNIGAPQIEFAEDAASMIGADALAIHLNTLQEAIQPEGDIDARGYIQSIQKAAEIIDMPIIAKETGAGISREDALSLEKAGVSAIDVAGSGGTSWAAVEAYRAKDSYMGNLYWDWGIPTAVSTVEVCEAVKIPVISSGGIRSGLEAAKALSLGAEAVGIALPLLKDAYVGHYAVIKRIEQFKESLKVAMFLAGASNIKELKKTNLLIRGKTREWLTERGCDTKKYAQRALI
- a CDS encoding RNase J family beta-CASP ribonuclease; this translates as MSVEVIAIGGYEEVGKNMSAVKIGDDVVIFDMGIHLDRIHIHEDTDIARMHSLDLIERGVIPDDTLMKEVDGKVRAIVFTHGHLDHIGAVAKLAHRYEAPIIATPYTLALIEKTIKGEKKFSVTNPLQVLNTGEKCQISPDITLEFINMTHSIPQTAIAALHTSEGIIVYANDFKFDNYQMISKPPNYSRLKELGRKGVLALIVETTRVGEDGEVKTHSEKIARIMLKDIMLDPLDEKNGMLVTTFSSHIERIQAICNISEQSNRNLMLLGRSMERYCGIAETMGILKLPATASIYGSPKAVNRALARAEENRSEYLLVTTGHQGEPDALLPRIAGGKTQFNVRNGDNVVISAPIIPNPMNIANRNLLERRLKSQGARIFTNAHVSGHAGREDHRDFLRMLNPVHIIPAHGDLEMLAAYTELAEEEGYKMGNNIHILRNGQAQVFDGGI